In one Leptospira mayottensis 200901116 genomic region, the following are encoded:
- a CDS encoding LIC20036 family protein has translation MSIENSSRSFWRRDLTIFIPTAILFFILGFFLRTCGSNIRRTAKVTYNGSFTQGVLVSVDSKVLKITDQEIPTDLVEKIEFLPEEKSSDSAELSANDKLFVGTFQLNVGPHKGTLQFFGGKNGRLYGVLRFSNWGKGKPESLSGVFTKGNQIQFVRSCVGIKCSEIGSNVPFSQKYIGVLEGRSISGTYRGNNSSGNWDAKR, from the coding sequence ATGAGCATTGAAAATTCTTCCCGATCTTTTTGGAGACGGGATCTGACGATTTTTATCCCCACAGCGATTTTGTTTTTTATTCTCGGTTTTTTTCTGAGAACATGCGGTTCGAATATCCGAAGAACTGCAAAAGTAACTTATAACGGATCTTTTACGCAAGGTGTTCTTGTTTCCGTTGATTCAAAAGTTCTAAAGATCACGGATCAGGAGATTCCGACGGATCTGGTCGAAAAGATAGAGTTTTTACCGGAAGAAAAATCTTCCGACTCCGCGGAACTTTCCGCAAACGATAAACTTTTCGTGGGTACATTTCAGTTGAATGTAGGTCCTCATAAGGGGACTCTTCAATTTTTCGGTGGAAAGAATGGAAGGCTCTACGGAGTTTTAAGATTTTCAAATTGGGGAAAAGGGAAACCGGAATCTCTCAGTGGGGTTTTCACGAAAGGAAATCAAATCCAATTTGTCCGGTCTTGTGTCGGAATAAAATGTTCGGAGATCGGAAGTAACGTTCCGTTTTCTCAAAAATACATAGGCGTTTTAGAAGGTCGTTCCATCAGTGGAACATACCGAGGTAATAATAGTTCTGGAAATTGGGATGCAAAGCGATAA
- a CDS encoding AAA family ATPase → MEKDPLSAEDVEFAKIKLETLKKELEKEITGQNEVIQNVIVCLICQGHVLLEGMPGLAKTLLARSLARALDLDFKRIQFTPDLLPADLVGTVVFNPKTAEFETRKGPVFTGVLLADEINRAPAKVQSALLESMEEKTITIGDKTYKLDKPFLVIATQNPIDQDGTYPLPEAQMDRFFMKVNVHYPALEEEVSILDQHGKLSTTNGKIKKAITSAEILRLSSMLDEVFIEEKIKSYIVRLVRNTRPEERTIPELIPYIRHGASPRASLSILKSSKANALLNGRTYVIPEDVKVSLVEILRHRILLTFEAISEELDVESLIRTVVEATPVP, encoded by the coding sequence ATGGAAAAAGATCCGCTTTCCGCAGAAGACGTCGAGTTTGCCAAAATCAAATTGGAAACTCTTAAAAAGGAATTGGAAAAAGAAATTACCGGACAAAACGAAGTTATCCAAAACGTTATAGTCTGTCTAATCTGTCAAGGTCACGTTCTTTTAGAGGGGATGCCCGGACTTGCAAAAACATTACTCGCAAGATCGCTTGCGAGGGCATTGGATTTGGATTTTAAAAGAATTCAGTTTACTCCCGATCTTTTACCGGCGGATCTTGTCGGAACAGTAGTATTCAATCCGAAAACCGCAGAGTTTGAGACCAGAAAGGGCCCGGTATTCACCGGAGTTCTTCTTGCAGACGAGATCAACAGGGCGCCCGCAAAGGTTCAATCTGCTCTTCTTGAAAGTATGGAGGAAAAGACGATCACGATCGGAGACAAAACGTACAAACTCGATAAACCGTTTTTAGTGATCGCGACTCAGAATCCGATTGATCAAGACGGGACCTATCCCTTGCCGGAAGCGCAGATGGATCGATTTTTTATGAAAGTTAACGTTCATTATCCTGCTCTGGAAGAGGAAGTTTCCATTTTGGATCAGCACGGTAAACTGAGCACGACAAACGGAAAGATCAAAAAAGCGATCACTTCTGCTGAAATCCTGCGATTGTCATCTATGCTTGACGAAGTATTTATCGAAGAAAAAATCAAGTCCTACATTGTTCGATTGGTTCGGAATACAAGACCGGAAGAACGAACCATTCCAGAATTGATTCCGTATATCCGCCATGGGGCTTCTCCGAGAGCTTCCTTAAGTATATTAAAAAGTTCTAAAGCAAATGCGCTTCTGAACGGAAGAACATACGTGATTCCGGAGGATGTAAAGGTTTCGCTCGTGGAAATTTTAAGGCACAGAATCCTTCTCACGTTCGAAGCGATTTCGGAGGAATTGGATGTAGAATCTCTGATCCGGACTGTTGTGGAGGCGACTCCAGTTCCTTAG
- a CDS encoding low molecular weight protein-tyrosine-phosphatase, translating to MVEDRSEIELPFEKQNRKGKQSIRVLFVCLGNICRSPAAEGAFLDLIQKRNLESSFFVDSCGTSRYHIGELPDPRTRQAARKRGIELTHKARQFRKEDFRDFDYILTMDKSNQKDVLYLASSDEERKKVQLFRFFQKDSKKDSEVPDPYYGTLKDFDEVQNIVSDTAEDFLDFLLSKKLDLKA from the coding sequence ATGGTTGAAGATCGGTCTGAAATAGAATTACCTTTTGAAAAACAAAACCGAAAAGGAAAACAGTCGATTCGTGTTTTGTTCGTTTGCCTCGGAAATATTTGTAGATCTCCTGCGGCAGAAGGAGCCTTTCTAGATTTGATCCAGAAAAGAAATTTGGAATCTTCCTTTTTCGTGGATTCTTGCGGAACGTCCAGGTATCATATCGGAGAACTTCCGGATCCTAGGACTAGACAAGCTGCACGTAAAAGAGGGATTGAGCTGACCCACAAGGCGAGACAGTTTCGAAAGGAGGATTTTAGGGATTTCGACTACATTCTTACAATGGATAAGTCGAATCAAAAAGATGTTTTGTATCTCGCTTCTTCGGACGAAGAAAGAAAAAAGGTACAATTGTTTCGGTTTTTTCAAAAAGATTCCAAAAAAGACTCCGAGGTTCCCGATCCATATTATGGTACTTTGAAGGACTTTGACGAAGTGCAAAATATTGTCTCCGATACCGCGGAAGACTTTCTTGATTTTCTTCTCTCTAAAAAACTGGATTTAAAAGCTTAA
- a CDS encoding LIC20035 family adhesin — MKQLCLALITIAAVSCSTIPGVENKGKDQEIQILPPNIRVEKYKETFNMKAEGPVVTDCSGKPCTPEQLDGLKPDQIKKFKKNGAWKEYQEKEDSSTKKKVSILIRTGDYKDDKREGSWKTLYETGEVLRDTPYVAGVKEGEEKKFKRDGTQTESTSYKADKKNGPYWKKNNEGLMDEEGSYKDDQKDGLWTEYYAEPGQNGAKKKISNYSNGQKQGAETSYHKDGRTVQSEGSYKDDLKTGIWKTYYDNGVVQMEGGYKPKLEPGTEKEKDPKEKKALRSGYWKEYYKNGNIFAEGQREHTRKGIWKFNWSNGNPAYKGEMMNEFMMSSAEAYNKEGQLIGKGKLQFSIMNIDEATNELKASYKPDIPFTFYKNGKKHFEILSESKAIEYDDNGSKIGEGAIMVGTNRKDGCWTTASGKMFYINGNENKRMGEMQSPPCK; from the coding sequence ATGAAACAACTTTGTTTAGCTCTTATCACGATTGCGGCCGTTTCTTGTTCTACGATTCCAGGCGTGGAAAATAAAGGAAAGGATCAGGAAATTCAAATTTTACCTCCTAATATCCGTGTGGAAAAATATAAGGAAACTTTTAATATGAAAGCCGAAGGTCCCGTAGTTACGGATTGTAGTGGTAAACCCTGTACTCCAGAACAACTCGATGGATTGAAGCCGGATCAGATCAAGAAATTTAAAAAGAACGGGGCTTGGAAGGAATATCAGGAGAAAGAGGATTCCTCTACGAAGAAGAAAGTCAGCATTCTCATTAGAACTGGAGACTACAAGGACGATAAAAGAGAAGGTTCTTGGAAAACTCTTTACGAAACCGGAGAAGTTCTACGTGACACTCCTTACGTAGCCGGTGTGAAAGAAGGTGAGGAAAAGAAATTTAAAAGAGATGGAACTCAGACCGAAAGTACTAGTTATAAAGCGGATAAAAAAAATGGGCCTTATTGGAAAAAAAACAATGAAGGTTTAATGGACGAGGAAGGTTCGTATAAGGACGATCAAAAAGATGGTCTTTGGACCGAATACTACGCAGAGCCTGGACAAAATGGGGCTAAGAAAAAAATTTCCAACTATTCCAACGGACAGAAACAAGGCGCTGAAACTTCCTATCATAAAGATGGACGTACGGTTCAAAGCGAAGGCTCTTACAAGGATGATCTGAAAACTGGAATCTGGAAGACCTATTACGACAATGGTGTCGTCCAAATGGAAGGCGGTTATAAACCGAAGTTGGAGCCGGGAACCGAAAAGGAAAAAGATCCGAAAGAGAAAAAAGCACTTCGTTCCGGTTACTGGAAAGAATATTATAAAAATGGAAATATCTTTGCCGAAGGTCAAAGGGAACATACCCGTAAAGGAATTTGGAAGTTCAACTGGAGCAACGGAAACCCCGCTTATAAGGGTGAGATGATGAACGAGTTTATGATGTCTTCTGCGGAAGCATATAACAAGGAAGGACAGCTGATCGGAAAGGGTAAGCTTCAGTTTTCAATTATGAACATAGACGAGGCGACAAACGAACTTAAGGCCAGTTATAAACCTGATATTCCTTTTACGTTTTACAAAAACGGTAAAAAACATTTCGAAATTTTGAGCGAATCAAAGGCGATAGAATACGATGACAACGGTTCTAAAATCGGAGAAGGTGCGATCATGGTTGGTACTAACCGAAAAGACGGTTGTTGGACGACCGCTTCTGGTAAAATGTTTTACATAAATGGAAACGAAAACAAAAGAATGGGAGAAATGCAGAGTCCACCTTGTAAGTAA
- a CDS encoding SDR family NAD(P)-dependent oxidoreductase — protein sequence MNPSFWTGKTVIVTGGSSGIGEAVLGALSHIRCNLINLSRTQPELLKRKGSLPANLIHIPTDLSSEKEIDKAVKKISKDYRGIDILFANAGVTTHSRFDGTRIETFRKTFDVNFFGPIYLIQRLLPQIKLAKGSVIATSTVSGLYGIPGRSAYSSSKSALHAALEAARIELSEEGLSFIIFCPPYTKTKLRASGLDGDGNVLNEDHYSGKKIKSPQEVASKMIDSVEDPESRLVIMDSSGFFLKWLRNIAPVFLERTLFKKLYKDFH from the coding sequence ATGAATCCTTCGTTCTGGACAGGCAAAACCGTCATAGTGACCGGAGGTTCTTCCGGTATTGGAGAAGCCGTTCTCGGCGCTCTTTCTCATATCCGTTGTAATCTTATCAATCTTTCCAGAACTCAACCTGAACTTTTAAAACGAAAAGGTAGTCTTCCTGCAAATCTGATTCATATTCCGACCGACTTAAGCTCGGAAAAGGAAATCGATAAGGCAGTCAAAAAGATTTCCAAGGACTATCGGGGTATAGACATTCTTTTTGCAAATGCGGGAGTTACCACACATTCTCGTTTTGACGGAACGAGAATCGAAACCTTTCGTAAGACGTTCGATGTCAATTTTTTCGGTCCTATCTATCTTATCCAACGGTTACTTCCGCAGATTAAATTGGCAAAGGGTTCTGTGATCGCAACTTCCACTGTGAGCGGTCTTTACGGAATTCCGGGAAGAAGCGCGTATTCTTCCTCTAAATCCGCGCTTCATGCAGCTTTGGAAGCAGCAAGAATAGAACTTTCGGAAGAAGGATTATCGTTTATCATTTTTTGTCCTCCCTATACAAAGACGAAACTTCGAGCATCCGGTTTGGACGGAGACGGTAACGTTTTGAACGAGGATCACTATTCCGGTAAGAAGATTAAATCTCCACAAGAGGTTGCGTCTAAGATGATTGATTCGGTGGAGGATCCAGAATCGAGATTGGTCATTATGGATAGTTCCGGATTTTTTTTGAAATGGTTGCGTAATATCGCTCCTGTCTTTTTGGAGCGAACTTTATTCAAAAAACTTTATAAAGATTTTCACTAA
- a CDS encoding PIN domain-containing protein — protein MSALVVDTSSFISYFKVGNETIDDAIKEGRAYLSPIVAAELLSGIRSKSHQFLMKDFFKDLPLCGNEIESWFKTGLLRSKLYSKGLSVSISDAHICQCALELNGHLITEDKIFSKIAKITELKLIG, from the coding sequence GTGAGCGCGCTCGTCGTTGATACTTCCAGTTTTATCAGTTACTTCAAAGTCGGAAATGAAACCATAGACGACGCCATCAAAGAAGGAAGAGCGTATCTTTCTCCGATCGTTGCCGCAGAACTTCTAAGCGGAATTCGTTCCAAATCGCACCAATTTCTGATGAAGGATTTTTTCAAAGATTTACCTCTCTGCGGAAATGAAATCGAATCCTGGTTTAAAACGGGACTACTACGATCCAAACTTTATTCCAAAGGTTTGTCCGTTTCGATCTCAGACGCACACATCTGCCAATGCGCTCTGGAATTGAACGGCCATCTTATCACCGAAGATAAAATATTCTCCAAGATCGCAAAAATAACGGAACTCAAATTGATCGGTTAA
- a CDS encoding SRPBCC family protein: METRSVVKEFQFDYPLMRVWNAVTVNEELIHWLADKVTGRPKEGANFAWTWKLGMEGDLTTNGIYKKIVPLKELVLLWQDHPAGDIELKLEFCSLSENSSKLIVTNSGYPVSEKYDVWVEAASEGWDEEGKHLKDYLKKS; encoded by the coding sequence ATGGAAACTAGAAGCGTTGTAAAAGAATTTCAGTTCGACTATCCTCTGATGAGAGTTTGGAATGCAGTCACCGTGAACGAAGAGCTAATCCATTGGCTTGCAGATAAGGTCACTGGCCGTCCTAAGGAAGGCGCTAACTTTGCTTGGACGTGGAAACTTGGAATGGAAGGAGATCTAACGACAAACGGAATTTATAAAAAGATAGTTCCTTTGAAAGAATTAGTGTTGCTTTGGCAAGACCATCCTGCGGGCGATATTGAGTTGAAATTGGAATTTTGTTCTTTGAGCGAGAATTCTTCCAAGCTGATTGTAACGAATTCAGGTTATCCTGTAAGCGAGAAGTATGACGTGTGGGTCGAAGCCGCTTCGGAAGGATGGGATGAAGAAGGCAAACATTTGAAAGATTATCTTAAAAAATCTTGA
- the batA gene encoding VWA domain-containing protein BatA: MSFEYPYAFLLCIPVWVWAFIYYKNKMYLKKMEVRLPGRREGVLSKFEDFGRFLPILRPIAISLVVVALAGPGKKTTFLPDEKEGVDVMIALDVSGSMSRSRDFLPETRLGVSKKLLRRFIDKRKNDRLGLVVFAGAAYLQAPLTGDRESLNEILGTIEEETVAEQGTAIGDAIILSTYRLRASQARSKVIVLITDGVSNTGKIDPVTATDLAEHIGVKIYSVGIGKEDGSYEINFEILRELSASTGGKFFRAEDPEEMKAVLASIDSLEKDPLQAPPREIRETEYEIWLYRALAVLLLDLMLRAFFLRYYV, from the coding sequence ATGAGTTTTGAATATCCTTACGCATTTCTTCTTTGTATTCCTGTTTGGGTTTGGGCGTTTATATATTACAAAAACAAAATGTACTTAAAAAAAATGGAGGTTCGACTTCCCGGTAGAAGGGAAGGGGTGCTTTCTAAGTTCGAGGATTTCGGAAGGTTCTTGCCTATACTTCGCCCGATTGCGATCAGTTTGGTGGTTGTTGCGCTTGCTGGACCCGGTAAAAAAACGACTTTTCTTCCCGATGAAAAGGAGGGAGTCGATGTCATGATCGCCCTGGATGTTTCGGGTTCCATGTCCCGAAGTCGAGATTTTCTTCCGGAGACAAGACTTGGCGTTTCCAAAAAATTACTTAGAAGATTTATCGACAAAAGAAAAAACGATCGTTTAGGGTTGGTCGTTTTTGCGGGTGCGGCGTATCTGCAAGCTCCTCTTACGGGCGACCGGGAATCCCTGAACGAAATTTTAGGAACGATCGAAGAGGAGACGGTAGCGGAGCAAGGGACTGCGATCGGGGATGCGATCATACTTTCCACGTATCGATTGAGAGCTTCTCAAGCTCGCTCTAAAGTGATCGTGCTGATCACGGACGGCGTTTCCAATACGGGTAAAATTGATCCTGTAACTGCGACGGATCTTGCGGAACATATCGGCGTAAAAATCTATTCTGTTGGAATCGGAAAAGAAGATGGTTCTTACGAAATCAATTTTGAGATTCTACGAGAACTTTCTGCAAGCACAGGCGGTAAGTTTTTTCGGGCGGAAGATCCGGAGGAAATGAAAGCGGTTCTTGCTTCGATTGATTCTCTTGAAAAAGATCCTTTGCAGGCTCCCCCTCGGGAAATTCGGGAAACCGAGTATGAGATTTGGCTTTACCGAGCCCTTGCCGTTTTACTTTTGGATCTGATGTTACGGGCTTTTTTTCTCAGGTATTACGTATGA
- a CDS encoding DUF58 domain-containing protein yields the protein MIRKEFLSVLSSLELGRKSRSFKEKIGSAESSKRGRGLDFKDVRLYSFGDDTRLIDWNVTSRFGELYVREFYEEKERQAILFYDISSSMEWGSGECSRAENAFQVLALISLLYVQKGNRVKIILYCDKVEWETDFLKSRNELLPVLRKISDKKLVPRRSEPLFPFQYLKNRVHRHAEVFLLSDFIGIRNLKKYSSLKKHYSLHAIRFRDPLEMNPPKSLLSFFYTRDPEESGGGLFGKSLSPEFELKSLRSFFQSSLLDLTEHELKTKDLMRYFSK from the coding sequence ATGATCCGTAAAGAATTCTTATCGGTTCTTTCAAGCCTTGAATTGGGACGTAAATCCCGATCCTTTAAGGAAAAAATCGGGAGTGCAGAAAGTTCTAAACGTGGAAGAGGGCTCGATTTCAAAGATGTCCGGCTCTACAGTTTCGGAGACGACACTCGGCTGATTGATTGGAACGTGACCTCTCGTTTCGGAGAATTGTATGTGCGGGAGTTTTACGAAGAAAAGGAAAGGCAGGCAATTTTATTTTATGATATATCCTCCTCAATGGAGTGGGGTTCCGGGGAATGTTCCCGAGCTGAAAATGCTTTCCAGGTTCTTGCACTCATTTCCTTACTCTATGTACAAAAAGGGAACAGAGTCAAGATCATTCTTTATTGTGACAAGGTGGAATGGGAAACCGACTTTTTAAAATCTCGTAATGAATTGCTTCCGGTGTTGCGTAAAATTTCGGATAAAAAACTAGTACCAAGGAGATCGGAGCCTTTGTTCCCCTTTCAATATCTAAAGAATCGGGTCCATAGGCATGCGGAGGTCTTTTTATTAAGCGACTTTATCGGAATCCGTAACTTGAAGAAATACTCCAGTTTAAAAAAACATTATTCTTTACACGCGATACGATTCAGAGATCCCCTGGAAATGAATCCGCCTAAATCTTTATTGTCCTTTTTTTACACACGCGATCCGGAAGAGTCCGGCGGAGGATTATTCGGTAAGAGTCTTTCTCCCGAATTTGAATTAAAATCTTTACGTTCCTTTTTTCAGTCTTCTTTGCTGGACCTGACCGAACACGAGTTGAAAACCAAGGACTTGATGCGGTACTTTTCAAAATGA
- a CDS encoding DUF1574 domain-containing protein — translation MKSKPFLWYPVLLFLAIFLFDKIFFLDKVRDYVKQEFTYIYYDVKKELLQEIISKYGGEYSKNPEKKKKLMILMGSSRMLYFQNSDLQAFYPDWDIYNLSSAVTTPVYYLYFLEGLANGGVNPDLIVIESDPFQFNKNSTTFKKSNLANSFDPIFILKYAWTLGKENVNYYFANFLFGVSYNKPYIGNVIKRLKNENFEIGELLKTMTIATLKTDKGNAISPAGAYVEKDFGKIQESAHKTVDWIYPSYAPSPMQYEFYQKILNLLLKKRWRALFVKPSASVPMEKVLNELNVLEPWFQIVKPMHEKAGIPLLDMSKDSYYACNTFADSGHISLDCYRPFIRFIMLHYYLDRK, via the coding sequence TTGAAGTCCAAACCATTTCTCTGGTATCCGGTCCTTCTCTTTTTGGCGATATTTCTATTCGATAAAATTTTCTTTTTGGATAAAGTCAGGGATTACGTAAAGCAGGAATTTACTTACATCTATTACGATGTAAAAAAAGAACTTCTTCAAGAGATCATTTCCAAATACGGCGGAGAATATTCTAAAAATCCCGAAAAAAAGAAAAAGCTTATGATCCTTATGGGATCTTCTCGGATGCTCTACTTTCAAAACTCGGATCTTCAGGCCTTTTATCCGGATTGGGATATCTATAATCTTTCTTCCGCGGTTACAACTCCCGTCTATTATCTTTACTTTTTAGAGGGACTTGCAAACGGCGGAGTAAATCCAGACTTAATCGTGATCGAAAGTGATCCGTTTCAATTCAATAAAAATAGCACTACATTCAAAAAATCGAATTTAGCGAACAGCTTCGACCCGATTTTTATTCTGAAATATGCTTGGACTTTGGGAAAAGAGAACGTGAATTATTACTTTGCTAATTTTCTTTTTGGTGTAAGTTACAACAAACCTTATATCGGGAATGTTATCAAACGTTTGAAAAACGAGAATTTCGAGATCGGCGAATTGCTTAAGACGATGACGATCGCCACTTTGAAAACCGACAAGGGGAATGCCATTTCTCCTGCGGGAGCTTATGTGGAAAAGGACTTCGGCAAAATTCAAGAATCTGCCCATAAAACGGTCGATTGGATTTATCCTTCCTATGCTCCTTCGCCGATGCAGTATGAATTTTATCAAAAAATTCTAAACTTACTTCTGAAAAAAAGATGGAGAGCTTTGTTCGTAAAACCAAGCGCTTCGGTACCGATGGAAAAAGTGCTGAACGAACTGAATGTTCTTGAACCCTGGTTTCAAATCGTAAAACCGATGCACGAAAAAGCAGGTATTCCTTTGTTGGATATGAGTAAGGATTCTTATTACGCTTGCAATACTTTTGCGGATAGTGGTCATATTTCCTTGGATTGTTATCGTCCCTTCATTCGATTTATTATGCTTCACTACTATCTGGATCGAAAATAA
- a CDS encoding LB_053 family protein has product MKKSIRIIIYSWILILSVDLSAKTIEFLAPEKVLIAEKIRYELKWDAEEIEDIQFPETKLYFLEDSPDIPWFEILYSEKKKNSLTVDFVFYVTGEYPVPISWTDKNGKKEFSGKRFLIESSIPDSDTGPADIIPPLAFSGPYLRNLFVFFILVVLLLVFGIYIYRIYTRKSSPLDAIIQSESVPERMEIYEIRLNELLKQTSVPARDFARLLSGYIREKSASLSGKKTSAFTEAELFRFLYDQFPFEEQELQFWRLYLTEKKFRPENTFLSKEEAEKKFLHWRGVWDKK; this is encoded by the coding sequence ATGAAAAAAAGTATTCGAATTATTATATATTCTTGGATTCTAATATTATCTGTGGATTTAAGCGCGAAAACGATTGAGTTTCTTGCTCCAGAAAAAGTGCTGATTGCCGAAAAAATCCGGTACGAATTAAAATGGGATGCCGAAGAAATCGAAGACATCCAATTTCCGGAAACAAAGCTTTATTTTTTGGAAGATTCTCCGGATATCCCTTGGTTCGAAATTTTGTATTCCGAAAAGAAAAAAAACTCTCTTACGGTGGACTTCGTTTTTTATGTTACGGGGGAATATCCGGTTCCGATTTCTTGGACGGATAAAAACGGTAAAAAGGAATTTTCCGGAAAACGATTTCTAATCGAGTCTTCGATTCCCGATTCGGATACGGGCCCCGCTGATATCATTCCACCTTTGGCGTTTTCGGGCCCTTATTTAAGAAATTTATTCGTGTTTTTTATTCTTGTCGTGTTATTACTCGTTTTCGGAATTTATATTTATCGTATCTACACACGTAAAAGTTCGCCTCTGGACGCGATCATCCAATCGGAGTCGGTTCCGGAAAGAATGGAAATCTATGAAATTCGATTGAACGAACTTTTGAAACAGACGTCGGTCCCTGCGCGTGATTTCGCTCGGTTATTATCCGGTTATATCCGTGAAAAGTCGGCAAGCCTTTCTGGAAAAAAAACTTCTGCTTTTACTGAGGCGGAACTTTTTCGTTTTTTGTACGATCAGTTTCCGTTTGAAGAACAAGAACTTCAGTTTTGGAGATTGTATTTAACCGAAAAAAAATTTAGACCCGAAAACACGTTTTTATCTAAGGAAGAGGCGGAAAAAAAGTTTCTACACTGGCGAGGGGTTTGGGATAAGAAATGA
- a CDS encoding NAD(P)/FAD-dependent oxidoreductase: MSESRKRKIVVIGAGFGGLQVIKELSQNNNLDITVIDKKNHHLFQPLLYQVATAVLSPADIAIPIRSLVGEKLNVTVVLGEATKVDLATKTVYYQNTSTNYDYLILSAGAKSSYFGNDHWEKYTIGLKNLKDALKIRHKLLISFEKAELSGDPEVVKALLNYVIIGGGPTGVELAGSIAELSHQIIRDEFHTIDPALSKITLIEAAPRLLMTFDPSLGEFTKKRLESRGVEVLTGTRVIDINERGVQLEGKMITTQTVIWAAGVQANTIASTLGVVLDRGGRVIVDEFCNIEGHSEVFVIGDIANYSKGIERPLPGVSPVAMQQGRYVAALIQGDLKNKKRKSFRYVDKGSMATIGRTDAVAQVGVLKMKGLFGWLAWLFVHLFYQVGFKNKVTILITWVWSYIAFRAEARVIQDEISADKD, from the coding sequence ATGAGTGAATCCAGGAAAAGAAAAATAGTAGTCATCGGTGCAGGATTTGGGGGTTTGCAAGTCATCAAAGAACTTTCCCAAAATAACAATCTTGATATCACGGTGATCGATAAAAAAAATCATCATCTATTTCAACCCCTTCTTTATCAGGTCGCAACCGCGGTTTTAAGTCCTGCGGATATTGCGATTCCAATTCGTTCTTTAGTAGGCGAAAAATTGAATGTGACCGTGGTTTTAGGAGAGGCAACCAAAGTTGATCTTGCGACAAAAACGGTTTATTATCAGAATACTTCAACAAATTATGATTATCTAATTTTGTCGGCGGGTGCTAAATCCAGTTATTTTGGAAACGATCACTGGGAGAAGTATACGATCGGTTTGAAAAATCTAAAGGACGCCTTAAAGATCCGTCATAAACTTTTAATCTCCTTCGAAAAGGCCGAACTTTCGGGAGACCCTGAGGTTGTTAAAGCCCTCTTAAACTATGTCATCATCGGGGGAGGACCAACCGGAGTGGAACTGGCAGGTTCCATCGCAGAGCTTTCCCATCAGATCATTCGGGACGAATTTCATACGATCGATCCCGCTTTGTCCAAAATTACTTTGATTGAGGCCGCTCCCAGACTGCTTATGACTTTCGACCCTTCTTTGGGGGAATTTACCAAAAAACGTTTGGAGAGTAGGGGAGTAGAAGTTTTGACTGGAACCAGAGTAATCGATATTAACGAACGCGGGGTTCAGCTCGAAGGAAAAATGATTACAACCCAGACTGTGATCTGGGCCGCGGGAGTTCAGGCTAATACGATTGCATCTACGTTAGGCGTAGTCTTGGATCGAGGCGGTAGAGTGATCGTGGATGAGTTCTGCAATATAGAAGGCCATTCGGAAGTTTTTGTCATCGGAGACATTGCTAATTATTCCAAAGGTATAGAGCGTCCTTTGCCCGGGGTTTCTCCTGTCGCGATGCAGCAGGGACGTTATGTGGCGGCTCTCATTCAAGGAGACTTGAAGAATAAAAAACGTAAATCTTTTCGTTACGTTGATAAAGGTTCTATGGCTACGATTGGTAGAACGGACGCCGTGGCACAAGTGGGAGTTCTAAAAATGAAAGGTCTATTCGGTTGGCTTGCCTGGCTTTTCGTTCATTTATTCTATCAAGTCGGGTTTAAAAATAAGGTGACGATTCTCATCACTTGGGTTTGGTCTTATATCGCTTTTCGCGCGGAAGCGAGAGTGATTCAGGACGAGATCAGCGCGGACAAGGATTGA